The Austwickia sp. genome includes a region encoding these proteins:
- a CDS encoding FAD-binding oxidoreductase translates to MTVSTSQPSSTTAPAAAPRPASFDAVERELRTILGEAQVKTRPLDLARMSHDASHFLLRPQAVVVARNGDDVASALRVATRHGVPVTFRSGGTSLSGQAGTDGVLIDTRMNFRGIHVLDDGARVRCQPGATIRAVNARLAPHRLALGPDPASEIACTVGGVVANNSSGMACGTTANTYQTLDGLRFALLSGTVVDTSEADADARFKHDEPALWEGIARLRDRIRGNDDSVRRIRHQFSMKNTMGYGLNSFLDHDEPAQILAHLMVGSEGTLGFIIAATFRTVPVYPHAATALLVFDAISHATDALPALIDAGARTAELMDAASLRVAQAGAKVVPQLVGLDVRAHTALLVELQEEQHDALAERLASVEPLVRGLGGLAAPGVFTTDPGERATAWHVRKGLYTAVAGARPTGTTAMLEDLVVPMPALTDTVRNLADLCARHRYEESVIFGHARDANLHFMITADLADPTQVDRFAAFTEDMVDLVLDANGSLKAEHGTGRIMAPYVRRQYGDELYAVMVELKALLDPGGTLNPGVIISDDATAHLKNLKVSAPVGVPPEEAPNVDKCVECGYCEPVCPSRDVTTTPRQRIALMRDMASAGEAERAAIAKDFGYDAVDTCAVDSLCLLNCPVAIDTGKLMKTQRAARQNATSEEVGRLLAVNWGKALTLLRGGVGIADAVPPAVLTGATGAARTVLPTDLVPLVGDDLPGPGVSRRTASRHEPGDVVLFPSCMGELFGPAGEGVLGRKPMGGAAFAFLTLCDRAGVAVTLPRGVEERCCGTVWRSKGMRQGLHAMAVRTARTLLEASDEGRLPVVTEASSCSHGLHELVEDLRHAGEGPLADRLASVRTMDAVRYVADHVLDKLTTRRTLYSMVVHPTCSDRHAGDVEALVAVANRCATTVVVPTDAGCCGFAGDRGMLHPELTAAATRAEAREATTRPYDAYVSTNRTCEIGMTRATGHTYRHVLEVLEEVTR, encoded by the coding sequence ATGACCGTGTCCACTTCCCAGCCCAGTTCGACGACGGCCCCGGCGGCGGCCCCCCGTCCGGCGTCCTTCGACGCGGTGGAGCGCGAGCTGCGCACGATCCTCGGCGAGGCCCAGGTCAAGACGAGGCCCCTGGACCTGGCCCGGATGAGCCACGACGCCAGCCACTTCCTGCTGCGGCCCCAGGCGGTGGTCGTCGCGCGGAACGGCGACGACGTCGCCTCGGCGCTGCGGGTGGCCACGCGGCACGGCGTACCCGTCACATTCCGCTCCGGCGGGACCAGCCTGTCCGGCCAGGCCGGCACCGACGGGGTGCTCATCGACACCCGGATGAACTTCCGCGGCATCCACGTCCTCGACGACGGCGCCCGAGTCCGCTGCCAGCCCGGCGCGACCATCCGGGCCGTCAACGCACGCCTCGCGCCGCATCGGCTCGCCCTCGGCCCCGACCCCGCCTCCGAGATCGCCTGCACCGTCGGCGGGGTGGTCGCCAACAACAGCTCGGGCATGGCCTGCGGGACGACCGCGAACACCTACCAGACCCTGGACGGCCTGCGGTTCGCGCTGCTCAGCGGGACGGTCGTCGACACCAGCGAGGCCGATGCGGACGCGCGTTTCAAGCACGACGAGCCCGCGCTGTGGGAGGGGATCGCGCGGCTGCGGGATCGGATCCGCGGCAACGACGACTCGGTACGCCGCATCCGGCACCAGTTCTCGATGAAGAACACGATGGGCTACGGGCTCAACAGCTTCCTCGACCACGACGAGCCGGCGCAGATCCTGGCCCACCTCATGGTCGGCTCCGAGGGCACGCTCGGCTTCATCATCGCGGCCACCTTCCGCACCGTCCCCGTCTACCCCCACGCGGCCACCGCCCTGCTCGTCTTCGACGCGATCTCGCACGCGACCGACGCGCTGCCGGCCCTCATCGACGCCGGCGCCCGCACCGCCGAGCTCATGGACGCCGCGAGCCTGCGGGTCGCCCAGGCGGGCGCCAAGGTGGTGCCCCAACTGGTCGGACTGGACGTCCGGGCACACACGGCGCTGCTCGTGGAGCTGCAGGAGGAGCAGCACGACGCGCTCGCGGAGCGCCTAGCGAGCGTCGAGCCGCTCGTGCGCGGGCTCGGTGGGCTGGCCGCCCCCGGCGTCTTCACCACCGACCCCGGCGAGCGCGCCACGGCGTGGCACGTCCGCAAGGGGCTCTACACCGCCGTCGCCGGCGCCCGGCCCACCGGCACGACCGCCATGCTGGAGGACCTCGTCGTGCCGATGCCGGCGCTGACCGACACGGTGCGCAATCTGGCCGACCTGTGTGCCCGCCACCGCTACGAGGAATCGGTGATCTTCGGGCACGCCCGCGACGCGAATCTGCACTTCATGATCACCGCCGATCTCGCCGACCCCACCCAGGTCGACCGCTTCGCCGCGTTCACCGAGGACATGGTCGACCTCGTGCTGGACGCGAATGGCTCGCTGAAGGCCGAGCACGGCACCGGGCGAATCATGGCGCCGTACGTGCGGCGCCAGTACGGCGACGAGCTGTACGCCGTGATGGTCGAGCTCAAGGCCCTGCTCGACCCGGGCGGCACGCTGAACCCGGGCGTCATCATCTCCGACGATGCGACGGCGCACCTGAAGAACCTGAAGGTCAGCGCTCCGGTGGGGGTGCCGCCCGAGGAGGCCCCCAACGTCGACAAGTGCGTCGAGTGCGGCTACTGCGAGCCGGTGTGCCCGAGTCGCGACGTCACGACGACCCCGCGGCAGCGGATCGCGCTCATGCGCGACATGGCCTCGGCCGGCGAGGCGGAGCGGGCGGCGATCGCCAAGGACTTCGGGTACGACGCGGTGGACACCTGCGCCGTGGACTCGCTGTGCCTGCTCAACTGCCCCGTCGCCATCGACACGGGCAAGCTCATGAAGACCCAGCGCGCGGCCCGGCAGAACGCCACGAGCGAGGAGGTCGGCCGGCTGCTGGCCGTGAACTGGGGCAAGGCCCTCACCCTGCTGCGCGGGGGAGTGGGCATCGCGGACGCCGTACCGCCCGCGGTCCTGACCGGCGCCACCGGCGCCGCCCGCACCGTGCTGCCCACCGACCTCGTCCCGCTCGTGGGTGACGACCTGCCCGGACCGGGGGTGAGCCGCCGTACGGCGTCGCGGCACGAGCCCGGCGACGTGGTGCTGTTCCCGTCCTGCATGGGCGAGCTGTTCGGACCCGCCGGCGAGGGGGTGCTGGGCCGAAAGCCGATGGGCGGGGCCGCGTTCGCGTTCCTCACGCTGTGCGACCGCGCCGGGGTGGCGGTGACGCTGCCGCGCGGGGTCGAGGAGCGCTGCTGCGGCACGGTCTGGCGCAGCAAGGGCATGCGGCAGGGGCTGCATGCGATGGCGGTGCGGACGGCGCGGACGCTGCTGGAGGCCAGCGACGAGGGCCGCCTGCCGGTGGTGACGGAGGCCAGCTCGTGCAGCCATGGCCTGCACGAGCTGGTCGAGGACCTGCGGCACGCCGGGGAGGGCCCGCTCGCGGATCGACTCGCGAGCGTCCGGACCATGGACGCCGTACGGTATGTCGCCGATCATGTGCTGGACAAGCTGACGACCCGGCGGACGCTCTACTCGATGGTGGTCCACCCGACCTGCTCGGATCGGCACGCGGGCGACGTCGAGGCCCTCGTGGCGGTGGCGAATCGGTGCGCCACGACCGTCGTGGTCCCCACCGACGCCGGGTGCTGCGGCTTCGCCGGCGACCGCGGGATGTTGCACCCGGAACTGACGGCGGCCGCCACGCGGGCCGAAGCCCGCGAGGCGACCACGCGTCCGTACGACGCCTACGTCTCGACCAACCGCACCTGCGAGATCGGGATGACCCGGGCGACCGGGCACACCTACCGGCACGTGCTGGAGGTCCTGGAGGAGGTCACGCGGTAG
- a CDS encoding EamA family transporter, with amino-acid sequence MSTRHRLLAAVVTILWGVNFTAIHASLQTFPPLLCAAIRFALLAVPTLLFVPRPTRADGSLVPARWLLGYGLGFGVAQFAFLYTGMAAGMPAGLASLVLQASGPFTLVLGALLLAEPVRRRQGVGVAVAVAGLGVVGMARAATASPWPFVLVLAGALGWAFGNLASRQAAPAQPLRLALWMSVVPPLPMLALSLAVEGPARIGVALRAAGTAAALPAWLGLLYTVLLATVVGSGLWTWLLARHPAGVVAPFSMLVPVVGMSVAALALGERPAAAELVGAVLVIAGVLIGSGGARVRRTTSDPTPATGATQAVVAAN; translated from the coding sequence ATGTCGACCCGCCACCGCCTGCTCGCCGCCGTCGTCACGATCCTGTGGGGCGTCAACTTCACGGCCATCCACGCCTCGCTGCAGACATTCCCCCCGTTGCTGTGCGCCGCGATCCGGTTCGCCTTGCTCGCGGTGCCGACGCTCCTCTTCGTCCCTCGCCCCACCCGTGCCGATGGCTCGCTGGTGCCGGCCCGCTGGCTGCTCGGCTACGGACTCGGCTTCGGCGTCGCCCAGTTCGCGTTCCTCTACACGGGTATGGCAGCCGGGATGCCGGCCGGGCTGGCGTCCCTGGTGTTGCAGGCCTCGGGGCCCTTCACGCTGGTGCTGGGCGCCCTACTGCTGGCGGAGCCGGTGCGCCGCCGCCAAGGGGTGGGCGTCGCGGTGGCCGTCGCCGGGCTCGGCGTGGTCGGGATGGCCCGCGCCGCGACCGCCTCGCCGTGGCCGTTCGTGCTGGTGCTCGCCGGGGCACTGGGGTGGGCCTTCGGGAACCTCGCCAGCCGGCAGGCCGCGCCGGCGCAGCCCCTGCGCCTGGCCCTGTGGATGTCGGTCGTGCCGCCGCTACCGATGCTCGCGCTGTCGCTGGCCGTCGAGGGTCCGGCGCGCATCGGCGTCGCGCTGCGCGCCGCCGGCACCGCCGCGGCGCTGCCCGCGTGGCTGGGGCTGCTCTACACGGTGCTCCTGGCGACGGTCGTGGGGTCGGGGCTGTGGACGTGGCTGCTGGCCCGCCACCCGGCCGGGGTCGTGGCCCCGTTCTCGATGCTGGTTCCGGTGGTGGGGATGAGCGTGGCGGCGCTGGCCTTGGGTGAGCGGCCGGCCGCGGCGGAACTGGTGGGCGCCGTCCTCGTCATCGCGGGGGTGCTGATCGGCTCCGGCGGTGCCCGGGTACGCCGTACGACGTCCGATCCGACTCCGGCGACCGGCGCGACTCAGGCGGTCGTCGCCGCCAACTGA
- the rlmN gene encoding 23S rRNA (adenine(2503)-C(2))-methyltransferase RlmN, producing the protein MSSTASPARRPEPGQLTFSAPARTMPPTHLADLDMPGRKAAVEALGQPGFRARQLSTHYFAHLSIDPAAMTDLPKAGRADLVEAMLPPLLTPVRTLSADDGATLKLVWRLHDGALIESVLMRYPQRVTMCISSQAGCGMNCPFCATGQEGFTRNLSTAEIVEQVVAGARLLREGQVGGGGRGEVDGEGDTAAALRVSNVVFMGMGEALVNYTRAIAAIRRLVAPPPDGLGMSARGLTMSTVGLVPGIDRLAGEGIPVTLALSLHAPDDELRDTLVPINVRYPVDAALDAARRYFDATGRRVSIEYALIRDINDQAWRADLLGEKLAARGAGWVHVNPIPLNPTPGSRWTASRPGVEQQFVERLRAHGITTTVRDTRGSEIDGACGQLAATTA; encoded by the coding sequence ATGAGCTCGACCGCCAGCCCCGCCCGCCGCCCCGAACCAGGCCAGCTGACCTTCTCCGCCCCGGCCCGCACGATGCCGCCGACGCACCTCGCCGATCTGGACATGCCCGGCCGCAAGGCGGCGGTGGAGGCCCTCGGCCAGCCAGGCTTTCGCGCCAGGCAGCTGTCCACCCACTACTTCGCCCACCTGAGCATCGACCCCGCGGCGATGACGGATCTGCCGAAGGCCGGCCGCGCCGACCTGGTCGAGGCGATGCTCCCGCCCCTCCTCACGCCCGTGCGCACGCTGTCCGCCGACGACGGCGCGACCCTCAAGCTCGTCTGGCGACTCCACGACGGCGCCCTCATCGAATCGGTCCTCATGCGCTACCCGCAGCGCGTCACGATGTGCATCTCCAGCCAGGCCGGCTGCGGCATGAACTGCCCGTTCTGCGCGACCGGGCAGGAGGGATTCACCCGCAACCTGTCCACCGCCGAGATCGTCGAGCAGGTCGTCGCCGGGGCGCGCCTCCTGCGCGAAGGTCAGGTCGGTGGGGGCGGCCGAGGGGAGGTCGACGGCGAGGGCGACACGGCCGCCGCGCTGCGGGTCAGCAACGTCGTCTTCATGGGAATGGGCGAGGCGCTGGTCAACTACACCCGCGCCATCGCCGCGATCCGCCGGCTGGTGGCGCCACCCCCCGACGGGCTCGGCATGTCGGCCCGCGGACTCACGATGTCGACCGTCGGGCTCGTGCCGGGCATCGATCGACTCGCCGGCGAGGGCATTCCCGTCACGCTCGCGCTGTCGCTGCACGCCCCGGACGACGAGCTGCGCGACACGCTCGTGCCGATCAACGTGCGCTATCCCGTCGACGCCGCTCTGGACGCGGCCCGCCGCTACTTCGACGCCACGGGCCGCCGGGTCAGCATCGAGTACGCCCTCATCCGCGACATCAACGACCAGGCCTGGCGCGCCGACCTACTGGGCGAGAAGCTCGCCGCTCGCGGCGCCGGCTGGGTGCACGTCAACCCCATCCCGCTCAACCCCACCCCCGGGTCCCGCTGGACCGCCTCGCGTCCGGGGGTCGAGCAGCAGTTCGTCGAGCGGCTCCGCGCGCACGGCATCACGACCACCGTGCGGGACACCCGCGGCAGCGAGATCGACGGGGCGTGCGGTCAGTTGGCGGCGACGACCGCCTGA
- a CDS encoding phosphatidate cytidylyltransferase, whose product MTQAHPAPAKAPKAGRNLPVAIGVGLFLGALILASLFLVRWGWVLLYTVALLVGVFELRRGFAEGKVKLPYIPCLIATAVMGPAAFLGGAGALLLTMAGTLLLLVLWRAAGGLDGAARDVSAGAFTVGYVPFQAAFTALMLHDAANGPTRVLVFVMITIASDIGGYAVGVLAGNHPMAPSVSPKKSWEGFAGSTATCVAVGAIAVPAMLGGTWWAGAVMGFVVVWLATLGDLVESMIKRDLGVKDLGRILPGHGGILDRIDSLLVVAPMAWLMFTHLLPPS is encoded by the coding sequence ATGACCCAGGCGCACCCGGCGCCCGCGAAGGCGCCCAAAGCCGGCCGCAACCTGCCCGTCGCGATCGGGGTCGGGTTGTTCCTCGGCGCGCTCATCCTCGCCAGCCTGTTCCTCGTGCGATGGGGCTGGGTCCTGCTCTACACGGTCGCCCTGCTGGTCGGCGTGTTCGAGCTGCGCCGCGGCTTCGCCGAGGGCAAGGTGAAGCTGCCGTACATCCCGTGCCTCATCGCCACCGCCGTCATGGGTCCGGCCGCCTTCCTCGGCGGCGCGGGCGCCCTGCTGCTCACCATGGCCGGCACCCTGCTCCTGTTGGTCCTGTGGCGCGCGGCCGGCGGTCTCGACGGCGCCGCTCGAGACGTCAGCGCCGGAGCGTTCACCGTCGGCTACGTCCCCTTCCAGGCCGCGTTCACAGCGCTCATGCTGCACGACGCCGCCAACGGCCCCACCCGCGTCCTCGTCTTCGTGATGATCACGATCGCCAGCGACATCGGCGGGTACGCCGTCGGAGTGCTCGCCGGCAATCACCCCATGGCACCCTCGGTCAGTCCCAAGAAGTCCTGGGAAGGGTTCGCCGGTTCGACCGCCACGTGCGTAGCCGTGGGCGCGATCGCCGTCCCGGCGATGCTCGGCGGTACGTGGTGGGCCGGCGCCGTCATGGGCTTCGTCGTGGTCTGGCTCGCCACGCTGGGCGACCTCGTCGAATCCATGATCAAGCGCGACCTCGGCGTCAAGGACCTCGGCCGGATCCTGCCCGGCCACGGCGGCATCCTCGACCGGATCGACAGCCTGCTCGTGGTCGCGCCGATGGCGTGGCTCATGTTCACCCACCTGCTGCCCCCGAGCTGA
- the frr gene encoding ribosome recycling factor: MLDETMFEAEEKMEKAVEVAKEDFAGIRTGRANAGMFTKLLVDYYGAPTPLQQLASFHTPEARTMLITPFDKGSMHNIEKAIRDSDLGVNPSNDGNAIRCVLPELTQERRKDYIKMAHRKGEDAKVSIRNIRRHAKDAIDKLIKDGGIGEDQGVRSEKELDALTKKHTDLVDTLLKGKESELLEV, from the coding sequence ATGCTGGACGAGACGATGTTCGAGGCCGAGGAGAAGATGGAGAAGGCCGTCGAGGTCGCGAAGGAGGACTTCGCGGGGATCCGGACCGGCCGAGCCAACGCCGGGATGTTCACCAAGCTCCTCGTCGACTACTACGGCGCACCCACCCCCCTGCAGCAGCTGGCCAGCTTCCACACCCCGGAGGCGCGCACCATGCTCATCACCCCGTTCGACAAGGGGTCGATGCACAACATCGAGAAGGCGATTCGGGACTCCGACCTCGGGGTCAACCCGAGCAACGATGGCAATGCCATCCGGTGCGTCCTGCCCGAGCTCACCCAGGAACGGCGCAAGGACTACATCAAGATGGCGCACCGCAAGGGTGAGGACGCCAAGGTCTCCATCCGCAACATCCGGCGCCACGCCAAGGACGCCATCGACAAGCTCATCAAGGACGGCGGCATCGGCGAGGACCAGGGAGTGCGCAGCGAGAAGGAACTCGACGCCCTCACCAAGAAGCACACCGACCTCGTCGACACCCTGCTCAAGGGCAAGGAATCCGAGCTCCTCGAGGTGTGA
- a CDS encoding UMP kinase, with product MPSAPRYRRVLLKLSGEAFGGGAIGVDPDIVKGIARQIADAAKTGVEVAIVVGGGNFFRGAELQQRGMDRARADYIGMLGTVMNCLALQDFLEKQGIDTRVQTAITMGQVAEPYIPRRAMRHLEKGRIVIFGAGAGMPYFSTDTVSAQRALECRCDAVLMSKNGVDGVYDADPRKNPDAHKLDRVTYSDALSQGLKVVDAAAFSLCMENKLPMIVFGMKGEDTIRRALQGELIGTEVYAG from the coding sequence ATCCCCTCCGCACCGCGCTACCGCCGGGTCCTGCTGAAGCTGTCCGGGGAGGCGTTCGGCGGGGGCGCCATCGGCGTGGATCCCGACATCGTCAAGGGCATCGCCCGGCAGATCGCCGACGCCGCGAAGACCGGGGTCGAGGTCGCCATCGTCGTCGGCGGCGGCAACTTCTTCCGCGGCGCCGAACTGCAGCAACGCGGCATGGACCGGGCGCGGGCCGACTACATCGGCATGCTGGGCACCGTGATGAACTGCCTCGCCCTGCAGGACTTCCTGGAGAAGCAGGGCATCGACACGCGGGTCCAGACGGCGATCACGATGGGCCAGGTCGCGGAGCCCTATATCCCGCGGCGGGCCATGCGGCACCTGGAGAAGGGCCGCATCGTGATCTTCGGGGCCGGCGCCGGCATGCCGTACTTCTCCACGGACACCGTCTCCGCCCAGCGCGCCCTGGAATGCCGCTGCGACGCCGTCCTCATGAGCAAGAACGGCGTCGACGGGGTCTACGACGCCGACCCCCGCAAGAACCCCGACGCGCACAAGCTGGACCGGGTGACCTACTCCGACGCGCTCAGCCAGGGCCTCAAGGTCGTCGACGCGGCGGCATTCAGCCTCTGCATGGAGAACAAGCTCCCCATGATCGTCTTCGGCATGAAGGGGGAGGACACGATCCGCCGCGCGCTGCAGGGCGAGCTGATCGGCACCGAGGTGTACGCCGGCTGA
- a CDS encoding elongation factor Ts has product MANYTAADIKALREATGAGMMDVKKALEEADGDAAKATEILRVKGLKGVTKREGRSASNGLVTAKVDGGVGTLVEVNCETDFVAKGAKFIELADSVLQAAVASGAKSTDELLAATIDGKPVKEVLDDANATIGEKIEVRHMARVEGPKVVSYLHKTSPDLPAQIGVLLGYEGDDAAAKDVAMHIAAFSPTVLTREEIPAETVENERRIAEATAREEGKPEPALPKIVEGRVNGFFAENVLLEQKFAKDQKKTVQQVLKDAGAQATGFARLRVGQGS; this is encoded by the coding sequence ATGGCGAACTACACCGCCGCTGACATCAAGGCGCTCCGCGAGGCCACGGGCGCCGGGATGATGGACGTCAAGAAGGCCCTCGAGGAGGCCGACGGCGACGCCGCCAAGGCCACCGAGATCCTGCGCGTCAAGGGCCTCAAGGGGGTCACCAAGCGCGAGGGTCGCTCCGCGAGCAACGGCCTGGTCACCGCCAAGGTCGACGGAGGCGTCGGCACCCTCGTCGAGGTCAACTGCGAGACGGACTTCGTCGCCAAGGGCGCCAAGTTCATCGAGCTCGCCGACAGCGTGCTGCAGGCCGCCGTCGCCAGCGGCGCCAAGAGCACCGACGAGCTGCTCGCGGCGACGATCGACGGCAAGCCCGTCAAGGAGGTCCTCGACGACGCCAACGCGACCATCGGGGAAAAGATCGAGGTGCGCCACATGGCGCGCGTCGAGGGCCCGAAGGTCGTCAGCTACCTGCACAAGACCAGTCCCGACCTGCCCGCCCAGATCGGCGTCCTGCTCGGCTACGAGGGCGACGACGCGGCGGCCAAGGACGTGGCGATGCACATCGCGGCGTTCTCCCCGACCGTGCTGACGCGCGAGGAGATCCCGGCCGAGACGGTCGAGAACGAGCGGCGGATCGCCGAGGCGACGGCCCGCGAGGAGGGCAAGCCGGAGCCGGCGCTGCCCAAGATCGTCGAGGGTCGCGTCAACGGCTTCTTCGCGGAGAACGTGCTGCTGGAGCAGAAGTTCGCCAAGGACCAGAAGAAGACCGTGCAGCAGGTGCTCAAGGACGCGGGCGCGCAGGCCACCGGCTTCGCCCGGCTGCGCGTCGGCCAGGGCAGCTGA
- the rpsB gene encoding 30S ribosomal protein S2, whose protein sequence is MAVVTMRQLLESGVHFGHQTRRWNPKMKRFIMAERNGIYIIDLQQSLTYINDAYEFVKQTVAHGGSVLFVGTKKQAQEPIAEQATRVGMPYVNQRWLGGMLTNFNTVHKRLSRLKELEEIDFDDVAGSGRTKKELLVLRREKEKLERTLGGIRDMNRVPSAVWIVDTKKEHLAVTEARKLRLPVIAILDTNCDPDEVDYKIPGNDDAIRSVTLLTRVIADAVADGLMTRSQVRAGEGEGAPVADEPMAEWERELLAGEQAAAATDVETGPTSVAEAADETATADVVDPAEEAAVAEATEAAAAEVAGVDPVAANAPAVDAAMASDDAAAQG, encoded by the coding sequence ATGGCCGTCGTCACCATGCGCCAGCTCCTGGAGAGCGGCGTCCACTTCGGGCACCAGACCCGTCGCTGGAACCCGAAGATGAAGCGCTTCATCATGGCGGAGCGCAACGGGATCTACATCATCGACCTGCAGCAGTCGCTGACCTACATCAACGACGCGTACGAGTTCGTCAAGCAGACCGTGGCCCACGGCGGCTCGGTGCTGTTCGTCGGCACGAAGAAGCAGGCCCAGGAGCCGATTGCCGAGCAGGCCACTCGCGTGGGGATGCCCTACGTCAACCAGCGGTGGCTCGGCGGCATGCTCACCAACTTCAACACCGTGCACAAGCGCCTGTCGCGGCTCAAGGAGCTCGAGGAGATCGACTTCGACGACGTGGCCGGCAGCGGGCGCACCAAGAAGGAGCTGCTCGTCCTGCGTCGCGAGAAGGAGAAGCTCGAGCGCACGCTCGGCGGCATCCGAGACATGAACCGGGTGCCCTCGGCGGTGTGGATCGTCGACACCAAGAAGGAGCACCTGGCGGTCACCGAGGCGCGCAAGCTCCGACTGCCGGTCATCGCGATCCTCGACACCAACTGCGACCCGGACGAGGTCGACTACAAGATCCCGGGCAACGACGACGCGATCCGCTCCGTCACGCTGCTCACCCGCGTCATTGCCGACGCCGTGGCCGACGGTCTCATGACCCGCAGCCAGGTCCGCGCCGGCGAGGGCGAGGGGGCCCCCGTGGCCGACGAGCCGATGGCCGAGTGGGAGCGCGAGTTGCTCGCCGGTGAGCAGGCGGCGGCCGCGACCGACGTCGAGACGGGCCCGACGTCGGTGGCCGAGGCCGCCGACGAGACCGCAACCGCGGACGTGGTCGACCCGGCCGAGGAGGCCGCCGTCGCCGAGGCCACCGAGGCCGCCGCGGCGGAGGTCGCCGGAGTGGACCCGGTCGCGGCCAACGCGCCCGCCGTCGACGCCGCGATGGCGTCGGACGACGCCGCGGCGCAGGGCTGA
- a CDS encoding aminotransferase class I/II-fold pyridoxal phosphate-dependent enzyme has product MREFGTTVFTMMSRLAVEHDAVNLGQGFPDQDGPAPVLAAAVAAIEAGENQYPPLVGAPVLRAAIAAHQERFYGLAVDPDEEVLVTAGATEAMAVTLLALCEPGDEVVLIQPSYDAYAAAVAMAGATRRTVSLAFPGLELDVDALRAAVGPRTRAIVLNSPHNPTGKVFSPAELAAIGAVALAAGCWVICDEVYEHLTYDVPHVPLAALARTDPTLAGLAERVLTISSAGKTFSVTGWKVGWLTGPAAAVAAVAAVKQYLSFTGGAPFQPAVAVGLGQPDDAYAELTASLRRRRDLLAEGLAAVGLAPLGGQGTYFLLADAGPVGGGGAEAFCRELPARVGVAAIPVSAFCDDPSVAPGLVRFAYCKREDVLREGIRRLGALRAEA; this is encoded by the coding sequence ATGCGCGAGTTCGGGACGACGGTCTTCACCATGATGAGCCGGCTCGCGGTCGAGCACGACGCGGTCAACCTGGGCCAGGGGTTCCCGGACCAGGATGGCCCGGCGCCGGTGCTCGCGGCCGCGGTGGCCGCGATCGAGGCGGGCGAGAACCAGTACCCGCCGCTGGTCGGCGCCCCCGTGCTGCGCGCGGCCATCGCCGCGCACCAGGAGCGGTTTTACGGGTTGGCCGTCGACCCCGACGAGGAGGTGCTGGTCACCGCCGGCGCCACCGAGGCCATGGCCGTGACGCTGCTGGCGCTGTGCGAGCCGGGGGACGAGGTGGTCCTCATTCAGCCGTCCTATGACGCCTACGCGGCCGCGGTCGCGATGGCCGGCGCCACCCGGCGTACGGTCTCGCTCGCCTTTCCGGGGCTCGAACTCGACGTCGACGCCCTGCGCGCGGCCGTCGGGCCGCGGACCCGGGCCATCGTGCTGAACAGCCCGCACAACCCGACCGGGAAGGTGTTCTCCCCCGCCGAGCTGGCGGCCATCGGGGCCGTCGCGCTGGCGGCGGGCTGCTGGGTGATCTGCGACGAGGTGTACGAGCACCTGACGTACGACGTGCCGCACGTGCCCCTCGCCGCCCTCGCGCGCACCGATCCGACCCTGGCCGGTCTGGCCGAGCGCGTGCTGACGATCTCCTCGGCGGGCAAGACGTTCTCGGTCACGGGCTGGAAGGTGGGCTGGCTGACGGGCCCGGCGGCGGCGGTGGCGGCCGTGGCGGCGGTCAAGCAGTACCTCTCCTTCACCGGCGGTGCCCCCTTCCAGCCCGCCGTCGCGGTGGGCCTGGGTCAGCCGGACGACGCGTACGCCGAGCTCACCGCCAGCCTGCGGCGCCGCCGGGATCTGCTGGCCGAGGGGCTGGCTGCGGTGGGCTTGGCGCCGCTCGGCGGCCAGGGCACCTACTTTCTGCTCGCGGACGCCGGACCCGTCGGCGGCGGCGGCGCGGAGGCGTTCTGTCGCGAGCTGCCCGCGCGCGTCGGGGTGGCGGCGATCCCCGTCTCGGCCTTCTGCGACGACCCGTCGGTGGCGCCCGGGCTGGTGCGGTTCGCGTACTGCAAGCGCGAGGACGTGCTCCGGGAGGGGATCCGCCGGCTGGGGGCGCTCCGCGCAGAAGCCTGA